The sequence CAGCAGAAAAAGGCATGAATGCATCAGGCTTCACAAACTCCCCCTTTTCGTTCAAGAAGTTTTGAGGGTTGAATTCATGTGGAAACTTCCACTGACTTTCCTCTCTGAGAGCAGATGACAGATAGGGGATGATAACTGTTCCCTGTAAGAGAAGTTGTTTTTAACAAGATTAGCAATCCTTCCTTTCATAGTAAAGATGCTGTTTAGGAGTTGCATTAATAACAGTTTGGGTGATGGACTGTTTTGATAAGATTAAATAATGGATAGTTGTTCTTAGTTACTCTTCAtttatgtcagttttatgtGCCCTAGTAACTCTGCAACTCTGGTCTAAAGAAAGAGTTGTTGCCATACAGTAATTATAGTAAAATGCCACCTTTGGGATGCTGAAGCCCTGGAGCTGAGTGTCGGTTCTGGCAGCGTGAAACATACTAAGAGGAACAATGTCACCAACACGCTGACCCTCATGAATCACTGCTTGTACGTAAGGCATGGCGTTTCTATCCTCATATGTGACATGTTCACGAGTACCAAGGACTTCATCAATCTCCCGCTGACATTGCTCTGAAGATATATAAATAGACAATAATAGACACAAGTAGACATTGAAAGACAATATATGCTAcaaataattcacaaaaataaattataaacagagatgaattaaaaaaagcattttgctttttcatttttagaaaaataaattcgcaataaaatacacacacacacacaagttggattttaattttttatgggACTTTCCAtggacataatgatttttatactctaTATAATATCCCCATgcactaaccctacccctaaacctacctggaTAAACTTTTTGGCATTTAGATAATTTACTTTGACATGCAAAAGTTTTTAGCATAAAAACTCTCAATTAGACACCCACATTCCTTACCCTGTATATGAGTGTGCGTCATCAAATAGAGAGTTAAAGTTCGAAGTGTGTTAGAGGTTGTATCAGTTCCAGCAATAAACAGGTCAAACAGCAAAGTGACCAATTGTGAGTCATCAAATGTTGTGCGTTGACCTGCTCtctgaaaataaaatgatatactCACAAACCATTTTAAATCAAAGAATTTTAAAACTTATATGCTGctgataaatgcaataaaaatacataacacacacaaacacttgtgAGTATCTTACCTTCTCCATCTCCTCCAAGTAACAGTCAATCACGTCTCTGGGCTCCCCGGTAACATGTGATGTCCTGTGCTCATCCACAACTTTAAGAATGTGTTTTTTGATTGTCTCAAAATAGTGAAAAGCTTTCCAGAATGGCAGTGGGAAAATCCTTAACACTGGGGCTATTTCATACAGCTGCAATTCAAAATTAAagccttttttaaaaatatataaatttcaaGTTACCTTATTTATATAACGCTTTatacaaaagattttttgaaAGCAGCTTTACTGTGATAAATAGgataataataattcaacagGAAAATCTGTGAATGAAATGATAACCTTGTGTACAATCTATGAACTATGTACAATTGATTTTAGTGGCGGCTATTTAAACTAAGTGTAAATAGCCGCTTGCTTACACAAAGTGAAAACAGAAGTAACATGCCTACTCAAGATAAAATATCTGACCAATGGCTGGCAGAGTTTGTGACCAACAAGGTTGGCTATTTGCATGTAAACAGATGCTGGCTTTATTTTTCCATTGTATTTACCATTGCCCATGGTCCAATGGCAATTTTAGTAAGTTTTTCCATAGTTGTGATCAGTGTCTGGAAATATTCATCCTGATAATTGAAACGTGACCCAAAGATTATTGAGGCAATGATGTTTGAAGCAGCTTGGTGGTATAGATGTTGAGGGTCAATTGACTTTCCTGGTAGAGTTGTAGAGATAtaaagacaaaaaatgttttccatTCATGAATTTGAATGTTCTCTGGCAATTTTGAGATCTTAAAAAATGTCTATATTCAAATATAGGACACTGAACATGTGATTAAATGAAGATGTTATGTTAATGTAAAGATTGAAGGTGTCAGGTGAGAAGACTGAATATACCAGCAAATTCCTCCAGGTGTGAACAGATATATTTGACCTCCTCCAGAATCCTCTGCTCCATACTTCTCTTTCCAAGGCCAAAGTTCCTCAGTGTGGTCAGAGCAAAGCGTCGATGTTCCCGCCAGCTGTCTCCATAATCTGCCATGATCACCCCTAAACACAGAAAACAATCAGGGAAGCCCAGCAGGGAGACTTTTGTCTGTGTTATGTGAGTAGTAGGTTGGCTGCTTGAGTACTCTACTATTCTGTGTATGCTGCATTACCTTTGCTCCTTGTTACATGACTGACCATCATGTTCTCTGATCGGCCAGCAAACTCCACCGCTTGTGTGATCAGTGCCTCCCTGATCATTTTCTGTCCCGTCAACACCACTGCTGGCTGCCTACCAATGTACAGTGCGTAGATTGATCCATAGCGCTGAGCAaactgcacaaaaacattcatgtTGAAGACCACAGACTCACAGCAGCATGTTATTGCTGTGTCATGCTGATTTCTTTTCATCAGTTAGTTGTATTTAGTATTATTGTTAATGCAGCAGTctacagtgtgtgtttgagattGATGCGCTTACCTTGTCAAAGTCCTTTAACGGGTTTATGCGGTCAAATTGTAGCAAATTTCCAAAAAGTGGAACAGGAGTGGGTCCAGGGGGGAAGTTTTTAGGTCGCTGAATTCTGAACTGCAAGAACAGAAGAAAGGCTCCGAGACACAACAGAATCAGTGCGGTAAACATAGTTACTGATATGCTGGATGGCCCGTCTGAAACCTGCTATTTAAGGCAAACAAAGAACTGATACGCATGCACACAAAACTACTTCTTCAAACTCTGCTGACCTCTTTAAACTTTGTTGAACTGGAGTTGGGAAACATAGACTATATAGGTAAAAagttacactgtgattaacaaTATGAGTGGAGAGGTATTGATAGTCCCACCAGAGGTACTCTAAATTGTTCCTGAAGGTCCATTATGTATAAATATGCCCTATAACATTGTCCAAGTTTACGGATGTATGACTGCATGTTTGTGCAGCATTAACAAGTTAtttgttatatataatattctagTGACCAAACCCAAGTTGTATTTTCAATCAGGTGTAGTTTCTTAATATGACGTAAACATTAGATGTGTGTTGTTTTAGTGTATTATCAGGTGGTGGATAAAGTCTATGATCACATGTGCACACAAAACTACTTCTTCAAACTCTGCTGACCTCTTTAAACTTTGTTGAACTGAAGTCAGGAAACAGGTATATAGGTAAAAAGTTAAACTGTGATTAACAATATGAGTGGAGAGGTATTGATAGTCCCACCAGAGGTCAATGTCACCATGTACTCTTGATAAAGTTGTTCCTCAAGGTCcattatgtataaatataacattgtcCAAGTTTTTCAGATCTATGACTGCAATTTTGCACAGTATTAAGTTCTTTGTTATGTTTTAATAGCCAAAATATTCTAGTGACCAAACTCAAGCTGTATTTTCAATTCAGTGTATTTTCTTAATATGACGTAAACACTAAAAGTGTGTTGTTTTAGTGTATTATCAGGTGGTAGATAAAGTCTATGATCACATGTGCTCGTCGAAATGCACAACAGATCTTAAACTCAATTGTCTTTTCATAGTATCctactaaaaatgaaattatgctTATTTGTTTCTTTCCTTTCTTATTCAGTGACTCACCTCGATCGAGGCGCAGCCTCAATCACAATGGGATTAAGCCCATGTTTAGTTTGCAACATCAGTTATTTTGAAGACAAAATGAACTGACAAATTTTTTTAGAGCAAGCATATTTCGCAAATTAACAATGATCACTCAGTTGCGATTGGTGCGGTCAATATGGGGCCATTTTGCacttcattcacacacacacacacacacacacacacacacacaaacaaaacaatacaaatggACTCTTGATCTTTGGCGTTATGTCCTCCTTTTTACCCCAGTCATCCTTATACTTACTGGGCAGTAGCTTGAAAAACTATTGATTTAATCATACCATTAAGTCTTTTGTCTCAAAATATATGGAGCCATTTCAAGAATCCTCATTAGTTAATTCtgcaagattttaaaaattaagCTACACATTAGATCACCTTACCTCAAAACAATCTTTAGACATTGTAAATGACCTCTTGGATCAGGACAATTATGCAATGCATAGTGACAAACAAACAAGTGTTAGTGGTAGTTTCGTGTGTTTttggaaaaacaaaaatcttaagAGGTCCTTTTACCCTGAGGGGCCTTTAGTCCTGTTGTAGCCTACCTAAAAAATAATTGTGGTGGGCTAACTGGTATTTTGGAGGAGAAAAAATACAACCCATTTTAAGGTCTAATAGTGTCGGTTGCTGTGAGCTATTGTTACGTTTTTATTGCTCTCGAGAatctaaacatttaatattgtacaaaataaatcaattttaaaataaatgccctAAATTTGTTTTTGCATGAAATTAGCACGAGGTGGCGTCAAGTTCAGTTTGCTGCATCTGTGACGCATTTTCAAAGCGCCGGAAACGCGCTCGCGAATGCTGATGTGTTATTTTGCAGTATATGGTAGTTGTTTAGTTTTGAATATTATTGCTTAAAAATTGATACTGTTAGTTTTTTAGATGCCTAAAGGGAAAGGCTTTACCGGGTGAAAAGAAAACAGTCACACGAGAAGGAGAACTCAGGGAAGATGCCGGTATGAGTCAAGCTTAACAACTAGCTATTcaaaaagaaacattattaataactgTGTGCCCTTAAGTTTATTCATATGATAATTGTAAATTATGACTGGCTAGATTGTGGTTTTCTGTGTGTCAGTGCTGTCCTTTAAAGTAATATATTTCTCGTTAGCCGAAAGGAAAAGTTGGAACCAAAGGCAAAAAACAAATCCACGAGGAAAACCAGGATACTCTAAAGTTCTATAGCAGAATCATCCTGGGAGCAAACGTAAGGCATGCATCTGTGTTTCAGTGTGCTTttttaactaactaactaactaactaactagcTAGCTAACTAAGTataactgtctgtctgtctttctatctatctttttTAAACAATCATCTGATTTTTGGTGTTCTTTTCAGGCTATTTATGCAGCAGTCAATTTCTTGCTCTTTTACGACTCATCTACGTTTTGGACATGGGTAAGTCACAGTATGATGTGCATAACTGTTGTATGCATATCTACGCATGTCAGTTGTAAATGAACCAGTGGTTTTTAATCTCTCAGATGCCATGGACCCCCAAAATATGATCAGTTATGATCATCCTCATGCAAGGGGCCCCTGCCCTAAAATATATAGGGCAGGCAgctatatattttcatgtatgAAGACccaatttatacagtgaaaaaATAGTATTATGTGTAAAGTATTGTTTggaatacatttgttacattttcttttaagaCTCGCTATAGTACTGTACTGTTAgattcacttttatttttttaatttctttattttacactttttaaactGCATTTCTCTAAACATGTCCGCAGAACCTCTAGCTCTCCATTGCGGACCCCAGTTTGAAAAACCCTGATGTAGACAATAATATACATCTCTCCATATTTGCTTAGGCTCTTGATTACCATATGTGGGGGTTTTATTCAACAGTGAGATAATGAACTGTTGGCAGTTTCCAGCTTTTTGGTAAATGTTATTCACTCATAACTCCCCTTCCAGTCTGGTGCTGAATCCCTCTTTGTCTCTTTTGTTCCAGTTCTTGCTACTGTTCGCCGTGGCGGTCTACTTTGGCAGCTACAGATCTATGTCAGCAATGGCCAAACCTGCATTTGCTGAAGATGGTAGCTTGCTGGATGGAGGGATTGACCTTAATATGGAACAGGGCATGGCAGAGTGAGTTGGGTGTTTTATCTGTGTATTTATTTCCTCATTATATTTCCAGTTGGTGATAAATATTCCTGATGGTAATTTTTATAAGTGACTTTTCTTATATTGACTTGCAGACACCTAAAGGATGTGATTATCCTTACTGCTATCGTTCAGGTCCTCAGCACTCTGTCGTCCTACTTCTGGTACTTCTGGCTCTTGGTGAGACTGTGGAATTGCTCTGATTGTAACATCATGGAAGTTTCCCAATTCCATTtgtactgtaataataatactatttGCTCTCTCTTTACACCAGGCACCTGCAAGGGCTTTGCATTTATTGTGGGCGAACTTCCTGGGCCCCTGGTTTTCTGCCGAGTCACAGGCAGCCCCTGAAGAGAACGAGAAAAATGACAAGAAACAGAGGCGACAGGAAAGACGACAGATGAAGAGATTCTAGACActgtgtttaattttttttattgtacaaTTACAAAGAACATGCAATCTAAATTATTCTGAGATATTTGATAATGATGGGTTAGTCCAAACAATAGATTTGGCACTGTAAAGTGTCTCACTTTTTCTCACTTGTCATCAACTGCTCCGTCCTTTTCAGAACTCTGGatcctttttctttcttaatGTCCGTCTTAAAATCTCTAGCTCAGGTGCGCCACAGTCACAAATTTGcctttgtttttttgctttttatttttatcataaagtgagttaaacacacacaaaatgtcTTTGCTTACTATAGTTTCAGTTATTAATGAGGACCTCTCAACAGATGCAGCTACATGGCCCATCGCCCTCAGCAATTTAGACTGTATGAGTTTCACCCACCACATGAAATTTCACAGCACTCGAGTCCAGCGTTTAGAATTCCTTCTTTAGGCCTTTCAGAAAATCATGTGCTGAGCCTGTATCAGATCAAGTCTGTGAGATGTGTTCTGCTGAAGCTACAGCTGCAGCCTGGTGCTGCTTTGAGGGATTGTAAGATAATTCACCTTGTGTGGAAACAAAGGACTTTCTggttacatacatttttaactgttcAAATGAAACTATACTGTTTGTAAAAAGTTGGATGGGTTAGTATAACACACATTACGTCACAGTATTGACTGGCCCCCAACGTCCGTTTAACATTTCAATGGACTAACTGCGTCATGACAACCTTGTAAAAATAAGTTGCTTCAGGTTAAATTTATGAATACCCAATGATTATAAATAAACTATTATAAAATGGTGAGTTTTCTtcttaaaaatacaactgtgtCCCAACCCTGTTTCCAACGAAGACCCTCCCAACAGTACATTATGGATGTCAAACGCACCTGACTCAACTCATGAGCTTTTTAGTAGTGTActtcaagacctgaaatggATGTTTTAGATTGGGGGTCTCCAGCAATTAAACAAGTTGTTCTCAATCCTGTTCCTTAAAGCCCATGATgctgcacattttggatgtttCCCTTGTCTGATTTTGAGGTTGGGTCTTGGAGCCTCTACTAATGACCTAGACTAAATCAGATGTGTTAATTGAGGGCTGCAGCAGAACCAGGATTGAGAACAACTGTAGTAGGCAGACATAGTTCCAACGCGCATGCGCACTCTGAAAAATGCGCGCACACGGATCTTTTCTTGTCCTAAACTAATCTTTTTCTCATTAGTGCTGATCTGATCTGTCTAAACGGCAGACTACAGTCATGAGAGTCCCCATTTAACCCACACTGACCGTCACCAGAACAAATGAAGGTAAGAGGAACTGTTGCTAAGCTACAACTAGTTAGCAACCAATCAGAAACAACATGACAACAGCAAATTTTAAGCGTGTAAGTGGGTCGATGTTTGTTGGTCGAGTGTGTTATCAACTTTAGTCATATAAATACACGCCAACGTTTCGTGGACTTTAAGAGCAGAACAGATAAGACAATGAGGTAAATGAAGGAGATTTGTTAACAGTTCAGATGAGTTCGCTTGCTACCTTGCGTTGCTAGCTAAAAGTTATCCAGCAACAACAAGTTTAAGACTCTAgcctgtaaatgtttattagtaTGGTTAGTTGTTAGAAGGctttaacagaaaaataaagacaaCGTTGATTTTATCGCTGGCGAATTGGTCATTTTCGCAAATAAACGGTTAGCTGTGATATACAGCCTCGCGTGGCAAAGTGATTTGAACTGAAAATGCCTCGATGAATTAATCGACATCACGTAAGTGGtagaatatgtgtgtgtgttttgttagtTAGACTAATAAGGTAAGGTTTCAGCCAGACGTAAAAGATTACCGCTTGAAGCGGTGATACCTGGCTGCTCTTTGTCTATAAACGTCTTCACTTTGACCGATATCTACGCTCTCCCTAACAACTGCTTTGACATCCAATACCTGCTTCAACTGGTGGTACAAGGGTTTCACAAGATTAGGGTATAATGGGGAAGATGCCCCTTTAAGAACAACGTGCATTTacctttaaattgtaacatATAG is a genomic window of Megalobrama amblycephala isolate DHTTF-2021 linkage group LG3, ASM1881202v1, whole genome shotgun sequence containing:
- the tmem208 gene encoding transmembrane protein 208 — translated: MPPKGKVGTKGKKQIHEENQDTLKFYSRIILGANAIYAAVNFLLFYDSSTFWTWFLLLFAVAVYFGSYRSMSAMAKPAFAEDGSLLDGGIDLNMEQGMAEHLKDVIILTAIVQVLSTLSSYFWYFWLLAPARALHLLWANFLGPWFSAESQAAPEENEKNDKKQRRQERRQMKRF
- the LOC125265081 gene encoding cytochrome P450 2F2-like, translated to MFTALILLCLGAFLLFLQFRIQRPKNFPPGPTPVPLFGNLLQFDRINPLKDFDKFAQRYGSIYALYIGRQPAVVLTGQKMIREALITQAVEFAGRSENMMVSHVTRSKGVIMADYGDSWREHRRFALTTLRNFGLGKRSMEQRILEEVKYICSHLEEFAGKSIDPQHLYHQAASNIIASIIFGSRFNYQDEYFQTLITTMEKLTKIAIGPWAMLYEIAPVLRIFPLPFWKAFHYFETIKKHILKVVDEHRTSHVTGEPRDVIDCYLEEMEKRAGQRTTFDDSQLVTLLFDLFIAGTDTTSNTLRTLTLYLMTHTHIQEQCQREIDEVLGTREHVTYEDRNAMPYVQAVIHEGQRVGDIVPLSMFHAARTDTQLQGFSIPKGTVIIPYLSSALREESQWKFPHEFNPQNFLNEKGEFVKPDAFMPFSAGSRVCLGENLARMELFLILVTVLRRFRLTWPKDAGEPDFKYIYGGTQSVKPYRLTVQLRTPGETCETVH